The following coding sequences lie in one Desulfofalx alkaliphila DSM 12257 genomic window:
- a CDS encoding peptidase U32 family protein has product MQKPELLAPAGDLEKLKTAVIYGADAVYLGGRQFSLRAGAANFSPEELLEGVEFAHQRGARVYAAVNIFAHNQDLDLLPGYISELRQAGVDGVIASDPGVITVLRNGAPDLPIHLSTQANTTNWLSAEFWRQQGVKRIVLARELSLKEIGLISKKVDVETEVFIHGAMCMAYSGRCLLSNYLTGRDANRGDCAQPCRWKYQLVEEKRPGQYFPVQEEERGSYFMSSRDLCLIEYIPQLVEAGVNSFKIEGRMKSMHYVATVVKCYRRAIDEYFKDPENYTFDSGWLEEISKVSHRDYTTGFLLGQPGGEAQSYKKSQYTRNHRFVGVVRQYDAASGLALVEQRNNFAVGDTIEVFQPQGDNFTFTVEKIFDEENNPQTKAPHPQQLIKVPVQQAVEEWSMLRQKYR; this is encoded by the coding sequence GTGCAAAAACCGGAATTATTGGCCCCTGCGGGGGATTTAGAAAAGCTTAAAACAGCTGTCATTTACGGGGCAGATGCAGTATACCTGGGGGGCAGGCAGTTTAGCCTGCGGGCCGGGGCGGCAAACTTCAGTCCCGAAGAATTGCTTGAAGGGGTGGAATTTGCCCATCAAAGGGGGGCCAGGGTGTATGCCGCTGTAAACATCTTTGCCCACAACCAAGACCTTGATTTACTTCCCGGCTATATTTCTGAATTGCGGCAGGCCGGGGTTGATGGGGTAATTGCCAGCGATCCCGGTGTAATTACTGTGCTGCGCAATGGGGCACCGGACCTGCCCATACACCTGAGCACCCAGGCCAATACCACCAATTGGCTGAGCGCAGAGTTCTGGCGGCAGCAGGGAGTGAAGCGCATTGTGCTGGCCCGGGAACTGTCCCTAAAAGAGATTGGCCTTATCTCTAAAAAGGTAGATGTGGAAACAGAGGTTTTTATCCATGGGGCCATGTGCATGGCCTATTCCGGCCGCTGCCTGCTCAGCAATTACTTAACCGGGCGGGATGCCAACCGGGGAGACTGTGCCCAACCCTGCCGTTGGAAATATCAACTGGTGGAAGAAAAGCGTCCGGGGCAGTATTTTCCGGTTCAAGAGGAAGAACGGGGCAGTTACTTCATGAGTTCCCGGGATTTGTGTTTAATTGAATACATTCCCCAGCTGGTTGAAGCCGGGGTAAATAGTTTTAAAATTGAGGGGCGCATGAAAAGTATGCATTATGTGGCCACCGTGGTTAAGTGCTACCGCCGGGCCATTGATGAGTACTTTAAGGACCCCGAAAACTATACCTTTGACAGTGGCTGGCTGGAAGAAATATCAAAGGTCAGCCATCGCGACTATACCACCGGTTTTTTACTGGGACAACCCGGGGGAGAAGCCCAATCCTATAAAAAATCACAATATACCCGAAATCACCGTTTTGTGGGGGTTGTGAGGCAATATGATGCAGCCAGCGGCCTGGCCCTGGTGGAACAGCGCAATAATTTTGCGGTGGGAGACACCATCGAGGTGTTCCAGCCCCAGGGGGATAACTTTACCTTTACGGTTGAAAAAATATTTGATGAAGAAAATAACCCCCAAACCAAGGCGCCTCATCCCCAACAGTTAATAAAAGTACCGGTGCAGCAGGCTGTGGAAGAGTGGAGTATGTTGAGACAAAAGTATCGTTAG
- a CDS encoding peptidoglycan D,D-transpeptidase FtsI family protein — MDIKGQKRLVLTFYLLIILFLPLVAQLADVQLAKGPEYARRALEQRSITVVLEDLPRGDILDRNLISLTGSEQQERVIVFPSLMELPLQVAEELASILNVDAAEIVNDFSSGSGVLSYPLEKKQIRMISERNWPGVMVLPVYQRYLNQPLAVHLIGHLGKIPSQEALYQLTAESEKQYQLNDLVGKMGLEKHYEHYLKGTGPEHSVRAFADASGSVLSGMGFKIETNGVDRGRNHLVTTIDYNIQRIVEEVMDEQVEQGAVVVMDVRTGDIVAMASRPNFHPAEVADLLETAPPDTFIDHCTALYQPGSIFKIVVAAAALEEGLVSPDSTFVCLGEKAPYVSCWHKPGHGLISFSQAFADSCNPAFAELGLKLGAEKIIEYAIKLGMDKQTIIGYPVIADIRQDLSAIAQPYNLTNCSIGQGPVLVTPVQLSSMVNTIVNDGTYLPPRLVRELRKSDGTVNKRFPPGNSYKAISADTAKQLRELLALTVEEGVGQKAMVAHYGSAGKTGSAEVAGQNGVNAWFVGYSPKDNPRYVTAVLVKDGVSGGETAGPVFREVMEQILGCLPLTR, encoded by the coding sequence ATGGATATTAAAGGGCAAAAGAGATTGGTACTTACCTTTTATCTATTAATTATACTTTTTTTACCTTTAGTGGCCCAGTTGGCCGATGTTCAGTTAGCAAAGGGACCGGAATATGCCCGCCGGGCACTGGAACAGCGCTCTATCACAGTGGTGCTGGAAGACCTACCCAGGGGCGATATTTTAGACAGAAATCTAATTTCGCTTACGGGCAGTGAGCAGCAAGAGAGGGTAATTGTTTTTCCCAGTTTAATGGAATTACCCCTGCAGGTGGCAGAAGAGCTGGCCTCTATTCTTAATGTGGATGCGGCAGAAATAGTAAATGATTTTTCCAGTGGCAGCGGAGTCTTGTCTTACCCTTTAGAAAAAAAGCAAATTAGGATGATAAGTGAGCGAAACTGGCCCGGTGTAATGGTGCTTCCGGTTTACCAGCGGTATCTAAACCAACCACTGGCCGTGCACCTTATTGGCCACCTGGGTAAAATACCGTCCCAAGAGGCATTATATCAGCTGACTGCGGAATCTGAAAAACAGTATCAACTTAACGATTTAGTGGGCAAAATGGGCTTAGAAAAACACTATGAGCATTACTTAAAGGGAACCGGCCCTGAGCATTCGGTGCGTGCCTTTGCCGATGCTTCCGGCTCGGTCCTTTCCGGCATGGGCTTTAAGATAGAAACCAATGGGGTGGACCGGGGGCGAAATCACCTGGTTACCACCATAGATTATAACATTCAACGGATTGTGGAAGAGGTGATGGATGAGCAGGTGGAGCAGGGGGCAGTGGTGGTAATGGATGTGCGTACCGGTGACATTGTGGCCATGGCCAGTCGCCCCAACTTTCATCCGGCCGAGGTGGCCGATTTGCTGGAAACGGCGCCTCCGGATACATTTATTGATCACTGCACGGCATTATATCAGCCGGGGTCCATATTTAAAATTGTGGTGGCAGCTGCAGCCTTAGAAGAGGGTTTAGTAAGCCCGGACAGCACCTTTGTATGCCTGGGCGAAAAGGCGCCCTATGTAAGTTGCTGGCATAAGCCCGGCCACGGCTTAATAAGTTTTTCCCAAGCCTTTGCAGATTCCTGCAATCCTGCCTTTGCCGAGTTGGGTCTGAAGTTAGGGGCGGAAAAAATTATTGAATATGCCATAAAACTGGGGATGGATAAGCAGACGATAATCGGTTATCCGGTGATAGCAGATATTAGGCAGGACCTGTCAGCAATTGCCCAGCCCTATAATCTGACCAATTGCAGCATTGGCCAGGGGCCGGTATTGGTCACCCCGGTGCAGCTTAGCTCAATGGTAAACACGATTGTGAATGACGGTACATACCTACCGCCCAGGCTGGTGCGGGAACTGCGCAAATCTGACGGCACGGTAAATAAGAGATTTCCCCCGGGCAACAGTTATAAAGCCATCTCCGCCGATACTGCCAAGCAGCTAAGGGAGTTACTGGCCTTGACGGTGGAAGAAGGTGTAGGGCAAAAGGCAATGGTGGCCCACTATGGTAGTGCGGGAAAAACAGGCTCGGCAGAAGTTGCGGGGCAAAATGGAGTTAATGCCTGGTTTGTGGGGTACTCACCCAAGGATAACCCGCGCTACGTAACCGCCGTGTTGGTAAAGGACGGTGTCAGCGGCGGCGAAACCGCCGGCCCGGTTTTTAGGGAAGTGATGGAGCAAATATTAGGCTGCCTTCCGTTGACTAGATAG
- a CDS encoding helix-turn-helix domain-containing protein, translating into MIVRGEQIRALREERGYTLQDLAKRAKLSLSYLSEIERGSKRPSLKTIDKLATALNVAKTQLIEGEVTDTGLALGEKIRIIRNEKDMSLQELADKVGISLSYLSEIERGTVYPALNTLKRVAEGLGVPPTALMGHEGTLGHKLKALREEYGLTQAQLANLAGVTAGLIGQIEQGKVQPSLKTLEKLSEVMGVSPCYFIMEPGAVDQIVSLMNPELRELLVHPSVQSVLSMICNLNEKELQFILNFIQLFKRSDLS; encoded by the coding sequence ATGATAGTACGGGGAGAACAGATTCGTGCCCTGCGCGAAGAAAGAGGCTATACATTACAAGACCTTGCCAAGCGTGCCAAATTATCCTTATCATATTTAAGTGAAATTGAAAGGGGCTCCAAGCGCCCGTCTTTAAAGACCATTGATAAATTGGCCACTGCTTTAAATGTGGCAAAAACGCAGTTAATTGAAGGAGAGGTAACGGATACGGGGCTGGCCCTGGGCGAAAAAATTCGTATCATCCGCAACGAAAAAGACATGTCCTTACAGGAACTGGCGGATAAAGTGGGCATCTCTCTTTCGTATCTAAGCGAAATTGAAAGGGGTACCGTTTACCCGGCATTAAACACCTTGAAAAGAGTTGCCGAAGGTTTAGGCGTGCCCCCAACGGCCCTGATGGGGCATGAGGGTACCTTGGGCCATAAATTAAAAGCCCTGCGGGAAGAGTATGGTCTAACCCAGGCGCAGCTTGCTAACTTAGCCGGTGTAACCGCCGGCCTAATAGGGCAAATTGAACAGGGCAAGGTACAGCCCTCCCTTAAAACTTTAGAGAAGCTGTCAGAGGTGATGGGTGTATCACCCTGTTACTTCATTATGGAACCCGGTGCCGTTGACCAAATAGTTAGCTTAATGAATCCCGAACTGCGTGAACTGCTGGTGCATCCCAGCGTGCAGTCGGTGTTAAGCATGATTTGCAATTTAAATGAAAAGGAACTGCAGTTTATACTCAACTTTATTCAGCTATTTAAACGTTCAGATTTAAGTTAA
- the trxA gene encoding thioredoxin produces MAQDINEVDFEQEVLKSDIPVLVDFWASWCGPCRSIAPILDQLSEEYAGRAKVCKVNVDMNQSLAKQYQVMSIPNIVFFKDGKKVDQIVGFTPKQELAKKLDSLL; encoded by the coding sequence ATGGCACAGGATATTAATGAAGTTGACTTTGAACAAGAAGTGTTAAAATCTGATATCCCGGTATTAGTAGATTTTTGGGCCAGTTGGTGCGGACCATGTCGCAGTATTGCACCCATTTTGGATCAGCTGTCTGAAGAATATGCTGGCAGGGCTAAGGTTTGTAAAGTAAATGTGGACATGAACCAATCCCTTGCCAAACAGTACCAGGTGATGAGTATACCTAACATAGTATTTTTTAAGGATGGCAAGAAAGTAGATCAAATAGTTGGCTTTACTCCCAAACAAGAACTGGCCAAAAAACTGGACTCACTTCTTTAA
- a CDS encoding ComEC/Rec2 family competence protein, translating into MLNRKNYIILLVLGLFIVLASLGCGSDTSDTEELLTVHFIDVGQGDSIFIQLPSGQQMLIDAGNNGDGEMIVDYIKKLGVNKIDYLVGTHPHADHIGGMDTVINSLDIGKIYMPRVTHTTQTFQDLLEAVQSKGLKVKTARAGMEIISSEELQAVVLAPKGDQYENINDYSAVIKLTFGKVSFLFTGDAEETSEKEMVNSGYDLQAQVLKVGHHGSSTSTTGEFLKAVNPEVAVICLAANNDYGHPHREVLDLLQGADVEVYRTDLNGTIVISTDGEDFTVESDNPPEDNAAVQITKRYVGSSNSDKFHYPHCRHVESIAAHNLVWFKDLIEANNAGYVPCASCKP; encoded by the coding sequence ATGCTTAATAGAAAAAACTACATTATATTATTGGTATTAGGTCTTTTCATTGTACTGGCATCACTGGGTTGCGGCAGTGATACCAGTGATACCGAAGAGCTGCTTACCGTACATTTCATAGATGTGGGCCAGGGCGACTCTATATTCATCCAACTACCCAGCGGACAACAGATGTTGATTGATGCCGGCAACAACGGTGACGGTGAAATGATAGTTGATTACATAAAAAAACTGGGGGTAAATAAAATTGATTATTTAGTGGGCACACACCCCCATGCTGACCACATTGGTGGTATGGATACGGTGATAAACTCCTTGGATATCGGAAAAATATACATGCCGCGGGTAACCCACACCACCCAAACCTTTCAAGACCTGTTAGAGGCAGTTCAAAGTAAGGGTTTGAAAGTAAAAACTGCAAGGGCAGGGATGGAAATAATAAGTAGCGAGGAATTGCAAGCGGTGGTGTTGGCGCCAAAAGGCGATCAATATGAAAATATAAACGATTATTCGGCAGTAATCAAGCTCACCTTTGGCAAGGTGTCTTTTCTGTTTACCGGAGACGCCGAAGAAACTTCTGAAAAAGAAATGGTTAACAGCGGGTATGATTTACAAGCGCAGGTGTTGAAGGTGGGCCACCACGGCAGCAGCACTTCCACCACCGGGGAATTTCTCAAGGCAGTTAATCCCGAGGTGGCAGTGATCTGCCTGGCTGCCAATAACGATTACGGTCACCCCCACAGGGAAGTACTTGATTTGCTACAGGGGGCAGATGTTGAAGTCTATCGCACCGATTTAAACGGCACAATAGTTATTTCAACTGACGGAGAAGACTTTACCGTAGAATCCGATAATCCGCCGGAAGATAATGCGGCCGTTCAAATCACAAAACGGTATGTGGGCAGCAGCAACTCAGATAAATTTCATTATCCCCATTGTAGGCATGTGGAAAGTATCGCCGCCCACAATTTGGTGTGGTTTAAAGACCTAATTGAGGCTAATAATGCGGGATATGTACCCTGCGCCTCCTGCAAACCATAA
- a CDS encoding DUF3006 domain-containing protein, protein MFIIDRFEGKWAVVEYNRSTFNIPKCLLPSGAKEGDVINITVLVDKDATEKAKKSINKIADSLFED, encoded by the coding sequence ATGTTTATCATTGATCGCTTTGAGGGTAAATGGGCGGTGGTAGAATACAACCGTAGTACATTTAACATTCCTAAGTGTTTACTCCCATCGGGAGCAAAGGAAGGGGATGTAATTAATATTACCGTTCTTGTGGACAAGGATGCCACTGAAAAAGCTAAAAAATCCATTAACAAAATTGCTGACAGCTTATTTGAAGACTAG
- a CDS encoding sigma-70 family RNA polymerase sigma factor produces MKKVRAEVSLYDPIGIDKEGNEISLIDILGTDPELVADLVESSFERRRLLKTINKLSTRERKVLEMRFGLHNNGKKTQREIAKELGISRSYVSRIEKRALTKLIKEFTLENKAK; encoded by the coding sequence ATGAAAAAGGTGCGGGCAGAGGTTTCCCTTTATGATCCCATTGGGATAGACAAGGAAGGTAATGAGATTTCCCTTATCGATATTTTGGGCACCGATCCGGAACTGGTGGCAGACCTTGTGGAAAGCAGTTTTGAACGCAGGCGATTGTTAAAAACAATAAATAAATTAAGCACTAGGGAAAGAAAGGTGCTTGAAATGCGTTTTGGCCTGCATAATAACGGTAAAAAGACCCAGCGGGAAATAGCCAAAGAACTGGGCATCTCCCGCAGTTATGTTTCCCGCATTGAAAAACGTGCACTGACTAAGTTGATTAAAGAATTTACATTAGAAAATAAAGCAAAGTAA
- the tcmP gene encoding three-Cys-motif partner protein TcmP, translating to MSKNNEDFYKEKKPWSIIKDQLLGSYLKPYFAKILATQKPIFYVDAFAGKGMFDDGDPGSPVIALDIISEALEKTQFRKPNIKSCFIELNHAHALRDNIKNYKNVDVVEGKYEENIDLMLEGKQLHNVFLYIDPYGIKSLHFSIFEKLSSKRLYSVELLINLNSFGFIREACNAMDVVFDIEELEDLIEIEIDSSTNNKKSILDLNGVAGGDYWQEIIQEYNNEIIDGYEAEMKFSEMYCERLKDHFRYVLNMPIRLKRGQRPKYRMIHATNHPAGCVLMNDNMCKRWEAVQDLQNQGQLSFFTEDVENRHIYTGELQAEILEVMSTYKDYVDIEVFYADFVSKYGVRLSTSDIRNELKQLFNSRKIDVKRHPKKTVQGKASTFWTTGKGKTIKVRCL from the coding sequence TTGAGTAAAAATAATGAGGATTTTTATAAAGAAAAAAAACCGTGGTCAATAATAAAAGACCAGTTATTAGGAAGTTATCTCAAGCCATATTTCGCCAAAATACTTGCGACACAAAAACCAATATTTTATGTAGATGCTTTCGCTGGGAAAGGCATGTTTGATGATGGAGATCCAGGATCTCCTGTTATTGCATTAGATATTATATCTGAGGCCTTAGAAAAAACACAGTTTAGAAAACCAAATATAAAGTCATGCTTTATAGAATTGAACCATGCACATGCTTTGCGGGATAATATTAAAAATTATAAGAATGTAGATGTGGTCGAAGGTAAATATGAAGAGAATATTGACTTAATGCTGGAAGGAAAACAATTACATAATGTGTTTTTATATATAGATCCTTATGGTATAAAATCGTTACATTTTTCTATATTTGAAAAACTGTCCAGCAAAAGACTTTATAGTGTTGAACTGCTTATTAATCTTAACTCTTTTGGATTCATAAGAGAGGCTTGTAATGCTATGGATGTTGTTTTTGATATAGAAGAGTTAGAAGATTTGATAGAAATCGAAATTGATTCAAGTACCAATAATAAGAAATCAATTCTAGACTTGAACGGAGTTGCTGGCGGTGATTACTGGCAGGAAATTATTCAAGAATATAATAATGAAATTATTGATGGATATGAGGCCGAAATGAAATTTTCTGAAATGTATTGTGAAAGACTCAAAGATCATTTTAGGTATGTTCTTAACATGCCTATTAGGCTAAAAAGGGGTCAAAGGCCAAAGTATCGCATGATCCATGCAACCAACCACCCGGCAGGTTGCGTTTTAATGAATGATAATATGTGTAAACGTTGGGAAGCAGTGCAGGATCTACAAAATCAGGGACAGTTGTCCTTTTTCACGGAAGATGTAGAAAATAGACATATATATACTGGAGAATTACAAGCAGAAATATTAGAAGTTATGTCCACTTACAAAGATTACGTAGATATTGAGGTTTTCTATGCTGACTTTGTTAGCAAATACGGTGTAAGGCTTTCAACTAGTGATATTCGTAACGAGTTGAAACAATTATTTAATAGTAGAAAGATAGATGTAAAGAGACATCCTAAAAAAACAGTACAAGGAAAAGCATCAACATTTTGGACAACTGGAAAAGGCAAAACTATAAAGGTAAGGTGTTTATAA
- a CDS encoding radical SAM protein, whose product MTKFIQRKTLIYKTAVEYGDYTLNHVQGCYHGCKYPCYAFLMAKRFGRVKSYEQWIEPSLVENAMDLLDKEIPKFKDRIKTLHLCFTTDPFMNEYEEISNMSVEIIKKANSKGIKCSALTKGLLPLSLAELSKENEYGITLISLDETFREKIEPNAAPYQERINRLKELSEKDCKTWVSIEPYPTPNIIKQDFSSILEAIGFVDKIIFGRTNYNPEITKYKGVKQYYNELSKQVIDFSVKRNIEYHIKNGTLTE is encoded by the coding sequence GTGACCAAGTTCATTCAAAGGAAAACCCTAATATATAAGACAGCTGTGGAGTATGGTGATTATACATTAAATCATGTGCAAGGATGTTATCATGGATGCAAATATCCATGTTATGCTTTCTTAATGGCCAAAAGATTTGGAAGAGTAAAATCATATGAACAATGGATAGAACCATCATTAGTAGAAAATGCTATGGATTTACTAGATAAAGAGATACCAAAATTCAAAGACAGAATAAAGACTCTTCATCTGTGTTTTACAACTGATCCTTTTATGAATGAATATGAAGAGATATCGAATATGAGTGTTGAGATAATAAAAAAGGCCAACAGCAAAGGAATTAAGTGTAGTGCATTAACTAAGGGGCTGCTACCTTTAAGTCTAGCTGAATTATCAAAAGAGAACGAGTATGGAATCACACTAATTTCCCTAGATGAAACATTCAGGGAAAAAATCGAACCTAATGCTGCACCATATCAAGAAAGGATAAATCGTCTAAAAGAATTAAGCGAAAAAGATTGTAAAACTTGGGTTAGCATTGAACCTTACCCCACCCCTAATATTATTAAACAAGATTTTTCTTCAATACTTGAAGCTATAGGTTTTGTTGACAAAATAATTTTTGGACGTACAAATTATAATCCCGAAATAACGAAATACAAAGGTGTTAAACAGTATTACAATGAATTAAGTAAACAAGTAATTGACTTCAGTGTGAAGAGGAATATTGAATATCATATTAAAAACGGTACTTTAACAGAATAG
- a CDS encoding tyrosine-type recombinase/integrase encodes MNYINDFKKSLLSRGLSKSTVNTYLAILTKFKEYLISKYDSAEFTAVTALDIADYRRYLVDQGKKPATVNLSLDALRSFYKWATAEQIVSINPVTGVKRVPEQENAPKWLERKDLGKFMRAVQKYGSVKDLALINLLLHTGLRISEACSLMTQDVTIRERSGVLKVREGKGSKYRELPLNITIRRVLDIYIAESTSKWLFPGRKTHITTRTAERIISKYGRIADVEVTPHMLRHTFGKMLIDAGESLDRVATLMGHSDLNTTAKYTRPSIHDLEKAVEKLAWE; translated from the coding sequence ATGAATTATATAAATGATTTCAAAAAAAGTCTTCTAAGTCGTGGCTTATCAAAAAGTACAGTTAACACTTATTTAGCCATATTAACTAAATTCAAAGAGTATTTGATTAGCAAATATGATAGTGCAGAATTTACTGCTGTAACTGCCCTTGATATTGCAGATTACCGGCGGTACCTGGTCGACCAAGGGAAAAAACCGGCTACAGTTAATCTATCTTTAGACGCATTACGGTCTTTTTACAAATGGGCTACTGCAGAACAAATCGTCTCCATTAATCCAGTAACTGGAGTGAAACGGGTTCCTGAGCAAGAAAACGCGCCAAAATGGCTAGAAAGAAAAGACCTTGGAAAATTTATGAGAGCGGTACAAAAATATGGGTCTGTTAAGGATTTAGCCCTCATTAATTTATTACTACATACCGGATTACGAATTTCAGAGGCATGTTCCCTGATGACACAAGATGTAACAATCAGGGAACGTTCCGGGGTGCTTAAGGTACGGGAGGGGAAAGGAAGTAAATACCGTGAATTACCTTTGAATATAACAATTCGTAGGGTACTAGATATTTACATTGCGGAGTCAACAAGTAAATGGCTATTTCCCGGTCGAAAAACGCATATAACTACCCGAACCGCAGAAAGGATTATTAGCAAATATGGCCGGATTGCGGATGTGGAAGTAACCCCACACATGTTGCGCCACACTTTCGGTAAGATGCTTATCGATGCAGGGGAAAGCCTAGATAGGGTGGCTACACTAATGGGCCACTCAGACCTAAACACCACAGCTAAATACACACGGCCATCTATACATGACCTGGAAAAAGCGGTAGAAAAGTTAGCCTGGGAGTGA
- a CDS encoding metal-dependent hydrolase encodes MLRYLLLAVVVAVCILVPEKGGIFLLPLAVMIGSLLPDIDHPNSTLSQMIAPTGLVIRLLVVAAGSLIVWQGWGTYWIMAAGGALALVGLLNIKVLPMELLQRMLLIITGVALIAWANTPLVSGLGVMYFIMGIISHRGLTHSLEGAIIAIIGAWWFTINIGHPELLIPFAIGYIMHLLADLIADSGIYLSYFAKSKISIPIIKTGFLVDRAIGIVVLAISLILLTNISSYKELFL; translated from the coding sequence ATGTTGCGGTATTTACTGTTAGCAGTGGTGGTGGCAGTATGCATTCTAGTACCAGAGAAAGGAGGCATCTTTTTACTCCCTCTGGCCGTAATGATAGGTTCCTTATTACCCGACATTGACCACCCCAATTCAACACTGTCGCAAATGATTGCCCCTACAGGGCTAGTAATTCGCTTGTTAGTTGTAGCGGCTGGGTCATTGATTGTGTGGCAAGGTTGGGGTACCTATTGGATTATGGCGGCCGGGGGTGCTTTAGCATTAGTGGGACTTTTGAATATTAAAGTGTTGCCAATGGAGTTACTACAACGAATGCTTTTAATTATTACGGGAGTGGCTTTAATTGCATGGGCAAATACCCCTCTTGTATCTGGCCTAGGTGTTATGTATTTCATTATGGGCATCATCAGCCATCGGGGATTAACTCACTCCCTAGAGGGTGCCATAATAGCGATAATAGGGGCCTGGTGGTTTACAATAAACATTGGGCATCCAGAGTTGTTAATACCCTTTGCCATTGGCTATATTATGCATCTACTGGCAGACCTAATAGCAGACAGTGGGATATATTTAAGCTACTTTGCAAAAAGTAAAATTTCTATACCTATTATTAAAACCGGTTTCTTGGTAGATAGGGCCATTGGTATTGTCGTGTTGGCAATTTCTCTTATTTTGCTGACAAACATCTCATCATATAAGGAGTTGTTTTTGTGA
- a CDS encoding PrgI family mobile element protein — protein MRMFSIPMELEGEERTFGGVATIRQVVYVVATLIVTVSVHFLLKLLAVSMVINIFICTPLLMLGMCLAFIKIHEIKLDKYILLLVRYHLRSRAFILKGDD, from the coding sequence ATGAGAATGTTTTCTATCCCCATGGAATTAGAAGGAGAAGAAAGGACTTTTGGCGGTGTTGCTACCATTCGGCAAGTAGTTTATGTAGTTGCTACGTTGATAGTAACGGTATCGGTACATTTTCTATTAAAATTATTGGCAGTGTCGATGGTAATAAACATATTTATTTGCACTCCACTGCTCATGTTGGGTATGTGTCTTGCTTTTATTAAGATACACGAAATTAAGTTAGATAAGTATATTTTGCTTCTGGTGCGTTATCATCTGCGTTCCAGAGCATTTATTCTAAAGGGAGATGATTAA